In the genome of Maribacter forsetii DSM 18668, the window ATAGCGCCAAAGCACTCAAGGGAAACGAGAATACCAAAAAATATACGAAAGACAATTAAGGGGCTATTATCTATACGTTGAAATAATAACCTGTTGAGCATAATTACTTATTAATATAATCTAGAGATTTTTCTTTGTCTTTTGCCAATTGTGCTTTGAGAGCATCAATAGATTCAAATTTATGCTCATCTCGTAAACGAACCAAAATATTAACTTGAATTTTTAAGTCGTACAAATCCCTATCAAAATCGAAAAAATTAATTTCTATGGATTTTTCTGTGCCATTTACGGTTGGGTTGTAGCCTATATTCATCATACCGTAAACAATTTTACCGTTCAAGATACTGTTTACAATGTATGCACCGTTTTTAGGTATTAGCTTGTAATCTTCAGCTATTGAAAGGTTCGCTGTTGGGTATCCCAATTGCTTACCGATCCCTTTACCCTTAATGATTGTTCCGGTAAGCATATATTCATAGCCTAGGTAACTATTTGCGGTTTCAATATCGCCGTCTTCTAATGCTTTTCTAATTTTAGTAGAGCTAACTGATACATCGTCAATTTCTTGAGCAGGTATCTCATCTACCGTAAAATCATAAGTGTTTCCAAAGGTGATCAAATCAGTGATGTTGGCATTTCTATTGCGACCAAATCTATGGTCATAACCTATAATCACTTTTTTGATTTTTAACGTGTTTACGAGCAAATCGCGAACAAACTCGGTTGCCGTAAGTCTAGAGAATTCTTTGGTAAAAGGATGAATAATAAGTATGTCAAGACCAAGTTTCTCCAAGATGCCTATTTTTTCCTCTATGGTATTTAATAGTTTTATGTTGGTGTCTTTTTGTAACACCATTCTTGGGTGCGGAAAAAATGTAAGTACCGAAGATTTTAATTCGGTATTCTTGGCATGATTAATGATTTTACTAAGTATTTTGAGGTGACCAATATGTACCCCGTCAAAGGTGCCTATGGTAATGACCGTAGGATATTCTTCTTTGTACTTAGAAATGTTGCGGACTGTAATCACCTGTGATAGAAAATAAAAAGACTTATATTTGATTTTGAGTTAAAAGCCTCTTAATGATTGCAAAATTACGCCTAGTTTTTACAATTACCATAGTATTTCTTTCCTTTTCCGGTTTGGCGCAAACTGCATATTGGAAAAATACGGAATTAAACAATAAGGCTAAACAATTCACTAAGCAACAGTTGCGAGTAAATAAAGGAACGGCTTTTACACTTGATCAGCAACAGTTTATAAGAGCAATTACAAAGAAAGAAGCTTCTAAAATCATTTATTTTCCGGATGAAACTGGTGAGCTTATTCCGTTTTTAGTAGAAGATGCACACCTTTTTTCTGAAGGACTAGCACTTAAATATCCATCTATAAAATCTTATAAGGGTATTGCCTTGCATGATGCTACTAAACAGATTCGATTTAGTGTTTCGGGTAAAGGGATACAAAGTACCATGATGACCTCTGGGGAAAACGGAGCTTTGTTTATGCAAAAATCTGCTGATGATACCTATGTATTGTATCGTAGAACAGATCAAGATGAGCGCGATGTGGATTTTGTATGTAAAACTGTGCCCGAGATCAAAAAATATTCGCAAAACCTAACGGCTAAACTGGTAGACGATCAAACATTAAGAAAGTTTAGGGTGGCAATTTCAGCTTCAGGCGAGTATACAGAGTTTCATGGAGGTACAAAGGCAGATGCTCTTGCAGCTATTAACGCTACGCTTACAAGAATTAATGCAGTTTTTGAGCGCGATTTGGCGATTACCCTAGAGTTGATAGCAAATACGGATCTGGTTATTTATACCAATCCTGAAACGGACCCGTATACGGGTAGTTTAAGTTCTCAGGTTCAAAATACTTTAACTAGTGTAATTGGTGAGGCTAATTATGATATTGGACATCTTTTTAACCAACAGGACAATACTTTAGATGGTAATTCAGGTTTTATAGGTGCCGTTTGTACAGATAGTAGAAAGGGTAGTGGGTATACCACCTTATCTTCACCGGTAGGTGATGCTTTTGATATTGATTTGGTTGCGCATGAAATGGGGCACCAGTTTGGGGCCAATCACTCTTTTTCACATATTTCAGAAGGTACAACAGTACAAGTAGAGCCTGCAAGTGGTACTACCATTATGGGTTATGCAGGCATTACCGGTGTAAATAATGTTGCCTCAAATAGTGATGATTATTTTCATTACGTGAGTATAGTTCAGATAAGGGATTACCTTGAAACTATTTCATGTGGAGAGACAGTGATTCTTACCAATAATCCACCAACCATTACTCCTTTAACAGATTACGTTATACCTAAAGGTACACCATTTGTGCTTACAGGTGAGGCAACCGATGTTGATGCCACAAACGTATTGAGCTATACTTGGGAACAGATCGATAACGGTATAGTTACGCAGGCTACATTTGGTCCAGACAACCCTGCAGGGGCAAATTTTAGGTCTCTACCGCCAAAACTAACTCCAGAACGATATTTTCCCAGTTTAAATAGAATTTTAAATGGCGAATTAACGCAAACAGTACCGACCTCAGGTTCTGCTTGGGAAACGCTGTCTAATATTGGTCGTGATTTAAACTTTTCATTAACGGTAAGAGATAATGCTTTAAATGGCGGGCAGTCAGATTCTGATGAAATGACCGTATCTGTAAGTAATGAAGCCGGTCCTTTTTTAATAAGTTCGCAAGCTACAGAAGAGTCTTTTGAAGCTGGATCTATACAAACCATTACTTGGGATGTTGCCAATACAGATATATCACCCGTAAACGCTGAAAATGTTTCAATATTTTTATCTACAGATAGTGGGGTCACTTTTCCTATTGTTCTAGAAGAGAATACTTTGAATGATGGTAGTCAGGTTGTAATCATACCAAACATTACCACTAGTACAGGGCGTATTATGATCAAGGCAGATAATAATATTTTCTTTGCTGTCAATGATGCTAATTTTTCCATTACCCCATCAGAAGTCGTACTTAATTTTGAAGAGGTAGTTTTTGATATTTGCAAGCCCAATGATTTAAGTATTGATTTCACTTATGAAACTGATTTGGGTTTCGATGAAGAAAGTACGTTTAGTGTGGTTGATTTGCCTATAGGTATTACAGCCACTTTTACACCTGCAGTCGCTGATGTTGACGATACGTTGGTTACTGTTGATTTTGAAGGTATTTCTACCGTAGATGCCGGTATTTACCCTGTTAGGGTTTTGTCTAGCGCAGATACGGTTACAAAAGAAATTACATTACAGTTAAGAATTTATGACGATGAATTTGAAGAAGTAGTTCTAATTTCTCCTGTAGATGGTTTTGAGAATGCCTCTACAGATGTGATGCTGGAATGGGAAACATCTTTAGGGAACACTCTTTACGATGTTGAAATTTCAGATGATGCTACTTTTACAAATATTATAGAATCGAGTACCGTTAGTGGAAGCTCGTTCTCCCCTATACTTATAGATAATAATAGCACTTATTTTTGGAGGGTAAAACCAAAAAACGATTGTGGTGAAGGTGTTTTTAGTGCTCCGTTTAGCTTTTCCACGGTACAGTTTAATTGTGCTACAAAAAGTGCTTCAGGTATGCCAATTGCCATATCAAGTAGCGGTACACCGGTTATTACTTCAAAAATCGTGTTTTTTGAGGATTTACCAGTTGCAGACATTAATGTACAGCTTGATGTAGAGCATACCTTTTTGGCTGATTTGGTCATTAGCCTTACATCGCCTGCGGGTACAACGGTAACCTTGGTTTCAAATTCTTGTGGAGATTCAAGAGATATCAATGCCACTTTTGATGATGATAGTCCAGCTTTTATGTGTTCTGTAAGTCCAGGTATTAGTGGTTCGGTGAAGCCTTTGGGGAGTTTAAGTTCTTTTAACGGGGAGTCTATTCTTGGTGAGTGGGTTTTAGAGGTTAAAGATAATGCCCCTTCTGACGGTGGTAGTTTAAATTCATTTGTTCTTGAAGCTTGTGTTGAGGGAGACTTTAGACCAGATGCAGACAATGATGGAGTATTTGATGATGGTGATGATTTGTGTCTAGGTACTCCGGCTGGTCAAGAAGTAGATGCTTCTGGTTGTGCTATCTATCGCTTTCCGGCAGAGAATTTTATTATTAGTTTGGAAAGTGAAACATGTAGAGATAATAATGACGGTTCGTTATCTGTAGTACCCAAATTGGCACTTGATTATCAAGTAGTAGTTACCGGTAACGGATTAAATCTAACCCAGAACTTTTCAAATGCGTTCAACTTATCTAATCTAGCGTCAGGTACTTATACGTTATGCATGACAGGGACAGATGGTGTCATAGCTTATCAACAGTATTGTGTTGAGGTGCAGATTACCGAGCCTTCGCCATTAAATGTATCTTCTAGAGTGGCAGCAGATGGTTTTCATGTAACGCTTGAAATGAATGGTTCATCATTTTACACAATAGAATTGAATGGCGTAGCTGTACAAACGGAAGAATCAACAATAGAGTTGAATTTAAATAAAGGA includes:
- a CDS encoding zinc-dependent metalloprotease, which translates into the protein MIAKLRLVFTITIVFLSFSGLAQTAYWKNTELNNKAKQFTKQQLRVNKGTAFTLDQQQFIRAITKKEASKIIYFPDETGELIPFLVEDAHLFSEGLALKYPSIKSYKGIALHDATKQIRFSVSGKGIQSTMMTSGENGALFMQKSADDTYVLYRRTDQDERDVDFVCKTVPEIKKYSQNLTAKLVDDQTLRKFRVAISASGEYTEFHGGTKADALAAINATLTRINAVFERDLAITLELIANTDLVIYTNPETDPYTGSLSSQVQNTLTSVIGEANYDIGHLFNQQDNTLDGNSGFIGAVCTDSRKGSGYTTLSSPVGDAFDIDLVAHEMGHQFGANHSFSHISEGTTVQVEPASGTTIMGYAGITGVNNVASNSDDYFHYVSIVQIRDYLETISCGETVILTNNPPTITPLTDYVIPKGTPFVLTGEATDVDATNVLSYTWEQIDNGIVTQATFGPDNPAGANFRSLPPKLTPERYFPSLNRILNGELTQTVPTSGSAWETLSNIGRDLNFSLTVRDNALNGGQSDSDEMTVSVSNEAGPFLISSQATEESFEAGSIQTITWDVANTDISPVNAENVSIFLSTDSGVTFPIVLEENTLNDGSQVVIIPNITTSTGRIMIKADNNIFFAVNDANFSITPSEVVLNFEEVVFDICKPNDLSIDFTYETDLGFDEESTFSVVDLPIGITATFTPAVADVDDTLVTVDFEGISTVDAGIYPVRVLSSADTVTKEITLQLRIYDDEFEEVVLISPVDGFENASTDVMLEWETSLGNTLYDVEISDDATFTNIIESSTVSGSSFSPILIDNNSTYFWRVKPKNDCGEGVFSAPFSFSTVQFNCATKSASGMPIAISSSGTPVITSKIVFFEDLPVADINVQLDVEHTFLADLVISLTSPAGTTVTLVSNSCGDSRDINATFDDDSPAFMCSVSPGISGSVKPLGSLSSFNGESILGEWVLEVKDNAPSDGGSLNSFVLEACVEGDFRPDADNDGVFDDGDDLCLGTPAGQEVDASGCAIYRFPAENFIISLESETCRDNNDGSLSVVPKLALDYQVVVTGNGLNLTQNFSNAFNLSNLASGTYTLCMTGTDGVIAYQQYCVEVQITEPSPLNVSSRVAADGFHVTLEMNGSSFYTIELNGVAVQTEESTIELNLNKGLNTLKVYTDIPCQGVYEEQIGFYVEPVVYPNPVKDIVEVYLGAQQEEITVSVFSADGRYVFNKKIMVIGGVMQLDLSSLSTGIYYLKYEGRTIKGTSKVIKE
- a CDS encoding bifunctional riboflavin kinase/FAD synthetase; this translates as MITVRNISKYKEEYPTVITIGTFDGVHIGHLKILSKIINHAKNTELKSSVLTFFPHPRMVLQKDTNIKLLNTIEEKIGILEKLGLDILIIHPFTKEFSRLTATEFVRDLLVNTLKIKKVIIGYDHRFGRNRNANITDLITFGNTYDFTVDEIPAQEIDDVSVSSTKIRKALEDGDIETANSYLGYEYMLTGTIIKGKGIGKQLGYPTANLSIAEDYKLIPKNGAYIVNSILNGKIVYGMMNIGYNPTVNGTEKSIEINFFDFDRDLYDLKIQVNILVRLRDEHKFESIDALKAQLAKDKEKSLDYINK